A window from Pseudarthrobacter sp. BIM B-2242 encodes these proteins:
- a CDS encoding ParA family protein — translation MNTSSSYAGQIPRIGLIELPELAGALNSLGLHVVTGPDFRGGIAAVKEGFATFGAFPIIVTDQPIAGLRAWVERIQSVAPIRVAVVRSGGEPSIMSETVAEITLPTTLNGVLAAVGLPAVAGGDVSFPSAAAAPAPQADPAFQLLPDLDFGDPAPAPVQQTPAAPAADLFGLATEAAPSNLQDPSALDPFADDPFPVQGAAPTAGFSFTPVPPEEDWVPPVAAAPAAPTQQYQPAPTQPSDELSWDTVAAETPVQPVQTAPVAVAPAAPAPVSAPVQPAQDFGWDSVAAETPVQAAPATQTWPAPAAPEPAQQMADDLGWNTPAAAPAPAPAPVAAPAPAAPAEMSWSAPEPVAAPVQSGWDAPAPVAYTGGHDAASVFDSFEAAKLHGTGRSAAGLASLIISWSGKGGVGKTTTALQLAQLCADAGLRTILIDGNSGQGDLRTYLRLNRTDVPTIYNAAIGNVESSVLSPATINAAAPRQGLGEIKFGFVAAPPEDIDDGEIVTNTTYRAVIEYCRRNADVVILDTQIIEAIDRTRVLSELLVPAWVQDAWGIGVADMTPVGVNNLNARLRKFASLGVAPDRQMIFVNKVPEVQVKDAAKLHAHFSGRATFLGSVTNDDTIRDNMNAGRTEVTNDQMRTALSSALLRITGNEEFRRIAEGPAQLEAAAPARGAKAPKSPKVGFWGRLAGKKAAA, via the coding sequence GTGAACACTTCATCTTCCTACGCAGGCCAGATTCCCCGCATCGGCCTCATTGAGCTTCCAGAGCTGGCCGGGGCGTTGAACAGCCTGGGCCTTCATGTCGTCACCGGACCGGACTTCCGGGGCGGCATCGCCGCCGTCAAAGAGGGCTTCGCGACCTTCGGCGCCTTCCCGATCATCGTCACCGACCAGCCGATTGCCGGGCTGCGCGCCTGGGTCGAACGCATCCAGTCGGTGGCCCCCATCCGGGTCGCCGTTGTCAGGTCCGGCGGCGAGCCGTCCATCATGTCCGAGACCGTGGCGGAAATCACCCTGCCCACGACGCTGAACGGCGTCCTGGCGGCCGTCGGCCTGCCCGCCGTCGCAGGCGGTGACGTCTCCTTCCCCTCGGCCGCGGCTGCTCCCGCACCCCAGGCCGACCCGGCGTTCCAGCTGCTGCCGGACCTGGACTTCGGCGACCCCGCCCCGGCGCCGGTCCAGCAGACTCCTGCAGCCCCCGCCGCAGACCTCTTCGGTCTGGCCACCGAGGCTGCCCCGTCCAACCTGCAGGATCCGAGCGCACTGGATCCGTTTGCCGACGACCCGTTCCCCGTGCAGGGAGCGGCTCCCACGGCCGGCTTCTCCTTCACCCCGGTCCCGCCGGAAGAGGACTGGGTTCCCCCGGTTGCCGCAGCACCCGCAGCGCCGACGCAGCAGTACCAGCCGGCACCGACCCAGCCATCTGATGAGCTGAGCTGGGATACCGTGGCCGCCGAGACTCCGGTCCAGCCCGTGCAGACCGCACCCGTTGCTGTTGCTCCTGCCGCTCCTGCACCGGTGTCCGCGCCGGTCCAGCCCGCCCAGGACTTCGGCTGGGACTCCGTTGCTGCAGAGACTCCGGTCCAGGCCGCACCGGCCACCCAGACCTGGCCGGCACCGGCAGCTCCGGAACCGGCGCAGCAGATGGCAGATGACCTCGGCTGGAACACCCCTGCCGCAGCACCTGCACCTGCCCCCGCTCCGGTAGCGGCTCCTGCTCCCGCAGCGCCCGCCGAAATGTCCTGGAGCGCACCGGAACCTGTTGCTGCGCCCGTCCAGTCCGGCTGGGATGCCCCGGCACCTGTTGCCTACACTGGCGGCCACGACGCAGCCTCCGTGTTCGACTCGTTCGAGGCGGCCAAGCTGCACGGCACCGGACGGTCCGCCGCGGGCCTGGCATCGCTGATCATCTCCTGGTCCGGCAAGGGCGGGGTGGGCAAGACCACGACCGCGCTGCAGCTGGCCCAGCTGTGCGCCGATGCAGGCCTGCGCACCATCCTCATCGACGGCAACTCCGGCCAGGGCGACCTGCGCACCTACCTGCGCCTGAACCGCACCGACGTGCCCACCATCTACAACGCTGCGATCGGCAACGTCGAGTCCTCCGTGCTGTCCCCGGCAACGATCAACGCCGCGGCGCCCCGCCAGGGCCTGGGTGAGATCAAGTTCGGTTTCGTGGCCGCACCGCCGGAAGACATCGACGACGGCGAGATCGTCACCAACACCACCTACCGCGCCGTCATCGAGTACTGCCGCCGCAACGCCGACGTCGTCATCCTCGACACCCAGATCATTGAAGCGATCGACCGCACCCGGGTGCTCTCCGAGCTTCTCGTCCCGGCCTGGGTCCAGGACGCGTGGGGCATCGGCGTGGCCGACATGACCCCGGTGGGCGTGAACAACCTCAACGCCCGGCTGCGCAAGTTCGCCTCCCTCGGGGTCGCCCCGGACCGGCAGATGATCTTCGTCAACAAGGTTCCCGAGGTCCAGGTCAAGGACGCCGCCAAGCTGCACGCCCACTTCAGCGGCCGCGCCACCTTCCTGGGCTCCGTCACCAACGACGACACCATCCGCGACAACATGAACGCCGGACGCACCGAGGTCACCAACGACCAGATGCGCACCGCGCTGTCCTCGGCACTGCTGCGGATCACCGGCAACGAGGAATTCCGCCGCATCGCCGAGGGTCCCGCCCAGCTTGAGGCTGCTGCTCCTGCCCGGGGCGCCAAGGCTCCCAAGTCCCCGAAGGTCGGCTTCTGGGGCCGGCTGGCAGGAAAGAAGGCTGCCGCGTGA
- a CDS encoding HTH domain-containing protein: MSENTHDAVRAIAAATGRQRENMIEDFFAARQGLFNQIGFSLCRNFGVAASQHGEDFASIVAREAWVMLSEQLADEDELDQVNIWEAMLKMRSKQMVRNFLDREMSPASEMSSTWRRVRLLNQTRDEMRYELGREPGDEEIVEAHNAKMRANRANPVKQGVIATVDDLHVWRASADVDDHDRAGTIDADFVLHPVEGPKFIKLLVERTSEYNDRLGEAAELWLSGLYRTDGPPLIRTPEEIADVLGVSRSTARSYIRKIKEYAVVVASEAFGITADDV; the protein is encoded by the coding sequence ATGTCTGAGAACACTCATGACGCGGTTCGTGCCATCGCTGCAGCCACCGGCCGCCAGCGCGAAAACATGATCGAGGACTTCTTCGCCGCACGCCAGGGCCTGTTCAACCAGATCGGCTTCTCCCTGTGCCGGAACTTCGGTGTCGCCGCCTCCCAGCACGGTGAGGATTTCGCCTCCATCGTCGCCCGCGAGGCGTGGGTCATGCTCTCCGAACAGCTCGCTGACGAGGACGAGCTGGACCAGGTGAACATCTGGGAAGCGATGCTGAAAATGCGCTCCAAGCAGATGGTGCGCAACTTCCTGGACCGGGAGATGTCCCCGGCCTCGGAAATGTCCTCCACCTGGCGCCGGGTGCGGCTGCTGAACCAGACCCGCGACGAGATGCGCTACGAACTCGGCCGGGAACCCGGGGACGAGGAGATCGTCGAGGCGCACAACGCCAAGATGCGCGCCAACCGCGCCAACCCGGTCAAGCAGGGCGTCATCGCCACCGTCGATGACCTGCACGTGTGGCGGGCCAGCGCGGACGTGGACGACCACGACCGGGCAGGCACCATCGACGCGGACTTCGTCCTGCACCCGGTGGAGGGGCCCAAGTTCATCAAGCTCCTGGTGGAGCGGACCTCCGAGTACAACGACCGGCTCGGCGAGGCTGCGGAACTGTGGCTCTCGGGCCTGTACCGCACCGACGGCCCGCCGCTGATCCGGACCCCCGAGGAGATCGCCGACGTGCTTGGCGTCTCGCGCTCCACGGCACGGTCCTACATCCGCAAGATCAAGGAATACGCCGTCGTGGTCGCCTCCGAAGCGTTCGGGATTACCGCCGACGACGTCTGA